The following are encoded together in the Bradyrhizobium genosp. L genome:
- a CDS encoding MFS transporter yields MPESDDRNRSPISRGEVAPQPLFAVAAVLLGAFLANFDSRLTTVGLPDLRGAFSLTFDEGAWLSTAAIGSQIFVAPAVAWLATVFGLRRVLAIPSLVYAVVSFVIPFVHDYPTLMVLSIAHGMLLGTFVPATLMIILRNLPIRWWLPAISLYAIRVGFALDSSSSLVGLYVQHLGWPWLYWQSVVVAPLMGLMVYLGTPSEPVNRELLHHADWGGMLLLGAGVAMVYAGLDQGNRLDWLESGTVMALLISGGLLIVAFMINEMLASRPWAHFNVVFSRNAGLALIVIVLYTLTSLSNSSLVPNFLGVITALRPEQSGALLLTYGALPMFVLVPISIVLLRHLDPRIMIVLGLAAFAAANLWGTQLSHVWAGEDFIGMVLLMSVGQAFALLPIIILALSNVDPSRATAFAAYIQICRLGGAEIGIALMGTWLRVREQIHSAYLGLHVQSGDVDVRQLLQRLADEFSGRGMGAAMGRAVGTLAARVQREANVLAYIDGFWLCFWVAIVALVLVALIGRAPPGPLSPTPFSLRGLLPKRDAAVP; encoded by the coding sequence ATGCCGGAAAGTGACGATCGCAACCGCAGTCCGATCTCGCGCGGCGAGGTCGCGCCACAGCCGCTGTTTGCCGTCGCCGCGGTGCTGCTCGGCGCGTTCCTGGCGAATTTCGACAGCCGTCTGACCACCGTCGGATTGCCTGACCTGCGTGGCGCATTCTCGCTCACCTTCGACGAAGGCGCCTGGTTGTCGACCGCCGCGATCGGATCGCAGATCTTCGTCGCGCCGGCCGTGGCGTGGCTTGCGACCGTGTTCGGCCTGCGACGCGTGCTGGCGATTCCGAGCCTGGTCTATGCCGTGGTGTCGTTCGTGATCCCGTTCGTGCACGACTACCCGACGCTGATGGTGCTCAGCATCGCGCATGGCATGCTGCTGGGTACCTTCGTGCCGGCGACGCTGATGATCATCCTGCGCAACCTGCCGATCCGCTGGTGGCTTCCGGCGATTTCGCTCTACGCGATCCGCGTCGGCTTCGCGCTGGATTCCTCGAGCTCGCTGGTCGGCCTCTATGTCCAGCATCTCGGTTGGCCGTGGCTTTACTGGCAGAGCGTCGTGGTCGCGCCGCTGATGGGCCTGATGGTGTATCTCGGCACCCCGAGCGAGCCGGTCAATCGCGAGCTGCTGCACCACGCCGATTGGGGCGGCATGCTACTGCTCGGCGCCGGCGTCGCCATGGTCTATGCCGGGCTGGACCAGGGCAACCGGCTCGACTGGCTGGAATCCGGCACGGTGATGGCACTGCTGATCTCCGGCGGGCTTTTGATCGTCGCCTTCATGATCAACGAGATGCTGGCGAGCCGGCCCTGGGCGCACTTCAATGTCGTGTTCTCGCGCAATGCCGGGCTCGCGCTGATCGTCATCGTCCTGTACACGCTGACCAGTCTGTCGAACTCCTCGCTGGTGCCGAATTTCCTCGGCGTCATCACGGCGTTGCGGCCGGAGCAGTCCGGCGCGCTGCTCCTGACCTACGGCGCGCTGCCGATGTTCGTGCTGGTGCCGATCTCGATCGTGCTGCTTCGCCATCTTGATCCGCGCATCATGATCGTGCTCGGCCTCGCAGCCTTCGCGGCCGCCAATCTCTGGGGCACGCAGCTCAGCCATGTCTGGGCGGGGGAGGATTTCATCGGCATGGTTCTGCTGATGTCGGTCGGGCAGGCGTTCGCGCTGCTGCCGATCATCATCCTCGCCCTGTCGAACGTCGATCCGTCGCGCGCGACGGCGTTTGCGGCCTATATCCAGATCTGCCGGCTCGGCGGCGCCGAGATCGGCATCGCGCTGATGGGCACCTGGCTGCGGGTCCGCGAGCAGATCCACTCCGCCTACCTCGGGCTGCATGTGCAGAGCGGCGACGTCGATGTCAGGCAATTGTTGCAGCGGCTGGCGGACGAATTTTCCGGCCGTGGCATGGGGGCGGCGATGGGGCGGGCGGTCGGCACGCTCGCCGCGCGGGTGCAGCGCGAGGCGAACGTCCTCGCCTATATCGATGGCTTCTGGCTGTGCTTCTGGGTCGCGATCGTAGCGCTGGTCCTGGTCGCGTTGATCGGACGTGCGCCGCCTGGCCCGTTGTCGCCGACGCCGTTCAGCCTGAGGGGCCTGCTGCCGAAGCGGGATGCCGCCGTCCCCTGA
- a CDS encoding HlyD family secretion protein gives MSATAGFWRRFSIPLFAALVALVFVVVATTRWDLWVGSATIQSTNDAYVRAELTQLSSRVSGEVLTVGVTDFQRVKAGDLLVQIDPADYQAQVAQADAGVVGAQAALDNLNNQVELQYATIAQAEASRLSAEAQETEARQEQERQQSLSQTEAGTRQRLEQATAAYAKAQADVRASRAVIAAQRHQLEVLQGTKKQRGADVDGAKAQLNAVKLKLGYTRIVAPFDGVTGERQVQPGDYVNIGTNLINVVPLPNVYVIANYKETQLTRVKPGQPVEISVDSFPGQRLRGIVERIAPASGSQFALLPPDNATGNFTKVVQRIPVRIQFDKNQPLLERLLPGMSVVTNINTGEVVADAGK, from the coding sequence TTGTCCGCGACAGCGGGCTTCTGGCGCCGGTTCTCCATCCCGCTGTTCGCCGCGCTCGTCGCGCTTGTCTTCGTCGTGGTGGCGACGACGCGTTGGGATCTCTGGGTCGGCAGCGCCACCATCCAGAGCACCAATGATGCCTATGTGCGCGCCGAACTGACCCAGCTCTCCAGCCGTGTCTCCGGCGAAGTCCTCACCGTCGGCGTCACCGACTTCCAGCGCGTCAAGGCCGGCGATCTCCTGGTGCAGATCGATCCCGCCGACTATCAGGCGCAGGTCGCCCAGGCCGATGCCGGCGTGGTCGGCGCGCAGGCCGCGCTCGACAATCTCAACAACCAGGTCGAGCTGCAATATGCCACGATCGCGCAGGCCGAGGCGTCGCGGCTGTCCGCGGAGGCGCAGGAGACCGAAGCCCGCCAGGAGCAGGAACGCCAGCAATCGTTGTCGCAGACCGAGGCGGGTACGCGGCAACGGCTCGAGCAGGCGACCGCGGCCTATGCCAAGGCGCAGGCCGACGTCCGCGCCAGCCGCGCGGTGATTGCCGCGCAACGCCACCAGCTCGAGGTGTTGCAGGGCACCAAGAAGCAGCGCGGCGCCGATGTCGACGGCGCCAAGGCGCAGCTCAATGCGGTGAAGCTCAAGCTCGGCTACACCAGGATCGTCGCGCCGTTCGACGGTGTCACCGGCGAACGCCAGGTGCAGCCGGGCGACTATGTCAACATCGGCACCAATTTGATCAATGTCGTGCCGCTGCCGAACGTCTACGTCATCGCGAATTACAAAGAGACCCAGCTGACGCGGGTCAAGCCCGGCCAGCCGGTCGAGATATCAGTCGATTCTTTCCCGGGCCAGAGGCTGCGCGGCATCGTCGAGCGAATCGCGCCGGCGAGCGGATCGCAATTCGCGCTGCTGCCGCCCGACAACGCCACCGGCAATTTCACCAAGGTGGTGCAGCGTATCCCGGTGCGCATCCAGTTCGACAAGAACCAGCCGCTGCTCGAGCGCCTGCTGCCGGGCATGTCTGTCGTCACCAACATCAACACCGGCGAGGTCGTCGCGGATGCCGGAAAGTGA
- the nth gene encoding endonuclease III, whose product MAKIIRAQRAKSQRAKPSSVRSAPKTKSAKAAKKATKKAVKAAPKVAAKKMAKPKPWTAAEVYEAFSRFRKANPEPKGELEHLNPYTLLVAVVLSAQATDAGVNRATRALFAVADTPEKMIALGEDTVRDYIKTIGLYRNKAKNVIALSEKLLAEFGGEVPRTRAELESLPGAGRKTANVVLNMAFGEHTMAVDTHVFRVGNRTGLAPGKTPLEVELGLEKVIPSEFMLHAHHWLILHGRYTCLARGPRCDVCLINDLCRWPEKTV is encoded by the coding sequence ATGGCCAAAATCATCCGCGCTCAACGCGCCAAATCGCAACGCGCCAAGCCATCAAGCGTTCGGTCCGCGCCAAAGACAAAATCCGCGAAAGCGGCCAAGAAAGCGACCAAGAAAGCGGTCAAGGCGGCGCCGAAGGTCGCCGCCAAGAAGATGGCGAAGCCGAAGCCGTGGACCGCTGCGGAGGTCTACGAGGCCTTCAGCCGGTTCCGCAAAGCCAATCCCGAGCCGAAGGGCGAGCTCGAGCATCTCAACCCCTACACGCTGCTGGTCGCGGTGGTGCTGTCGGCGCAGGCAACCGACGCCGGCGTCAACAGGGCGACGCGGGCGCTGTTTGCGGTCGCCGACACGCCGGAGAAGATGATCGCGCTCGGCGAGGACACGGTGCGCGACTACATCAAGACCATCGGCCTCTATCGCAATAAGGCCAAAAACGTCATCGCGCTCTCCGAGAAGCTGCTCGCCGAATTCGGCGGCGAGGTACCGCGCACGCGGGCCGAGCTCGAGTCGTTGCCCGGCGCCGGGCGCAAGACCGCGAACGTCGTGCTCAACATGGCGTTCGGTGAGCATACGATGGCGGTCGACACCCACGTGTTTCGTGTCGGCAACCGCACCGGGCTCGCGCCCGGCAAGACGCCGCTCGAGGTCGAGTTGGGCCTGGAGAAGGTGATCCCGAGCGAGTTCATGCTGCACGCCCATCACTGGCTGATCCTGCATGGACGCTACACCTGCCTCGCGCGCGGGCCGCGCTGCGATGTGTGTCTGATCAACGATCTTTGCCGGTGGCCGGAGAAGACCGTCTGA
- a CDS encoding DUF2244 domain-containing protein translates to MTAGNDFDPADGAAAEPTIFSALLTPHRSLNRTGFVVLMTVVTAVSFIAGAVFWWLGAWPIFGFFGLDVLVIYWAFKVNFRTAKASEEITVTPSELRVRRVSHRGHVVEWVLNPLWVQFEQIAHQEFGIERLYLVSRGRRVSVGSFLGPDEKASFSKALTAALNTAKRGPTYNPIY, encoded by the coding sequence ATGACCGCAGGCAATGATTTTGATCCCGCCGATGGCGCCGCAGCCGAGCCGACGATTTTCTCGGCATTGCTGACGCCGCACCGCTCGCTCAACCGCACCGGCTTCGTGGTGCTGATGACGGTCGTGACCGCGGTCAGCTTCATCGCCGGCGCGGTGTTCTGGTGGCTGGGCGCCTGGCCGATCTTCGGCTTCTTCGGCCTCGACGTGCTGGTGATCTATTGGGCCTTCAAGGTCAATTTCCGCACCGCCAAAGCGAGCGAGGAAATCACCGTGACCCCCTCGGAGCTTCGGGTGCGCCGGGTCAGCCATCGCGGCCATGTGGTGGAATGGGTGCTCAATCCGCTCTGGGTGCAGTTCGAGCAGATCGCGCACCAGGAATTCGGCATCGAGCGGCTTTATCTGGTCTCGCGCGGTCGCCGGGTCAGCGTCGGCAGCTTCCTGGGTCCCGACGAAAAGGCAAGTTTTTCCAAAGCCTTGACGGCAGCGTTGAATACCGCCAAGCGCGGCCCGACTTATAATCCAATCTACTAA
- a CDS encoding methylated-DNA--[protein]-cysteine S-methyltransferase — MMTLAIHDQRLAKPGPQHAALRDYDSVRRAIAFISEHWRTQPTIEAMADAAAVTPDELHHLFRRWAGLTPKAFMQALTLDHAKNLLRDSASVLDAALDSGLSGPGRLHDLFVTHEAMSPGEWKNGGAGMTLRYGFHPSPFGTAIVIASGRGLAGLAFADPGDEQTAFADMTRRWPNATYVEDTSGTAGLAQRIFDTKLWRADQPLRVVLIGTDFEVRVWETLLKVPMGRAVSYSDIACNIRSPKASRAVGAAVGRNPVSFVVPCHRALGKSGALTGYHWGITRKQAMLGWEAGQVGLH, encoded by the coding sequence ATGATGACACTCGCCATACACGATCAGCGCCTGGCCAAGCCGGGCCCCCAGCACGCCGCGCTGCGCGACTATGACTCGGTGCGGCGTGCGATCGCCTTCATCTCGGAGCACTGGCGCACGCAGCCGACCATCGAAGCGATGGCCGATGCCGCCGCCGTCACCCCGGATGAGTTGCATCACCTGTTTCGCCGCTGGGCCGGGCTGACGCCGAAAGCCTTCATGCAGGCGCTGACGCTGGACCACGCCAAGAACCTGTTACGCGATTCCGCGAGCGTGCTCGACGCCGCGCTGGATTCGGGCCTTTCGGGACCGGGACGGCTGCACGACCTGTTCGTCACCCATGAGGCGATGTCGCCGGGCGAATGGAAGAACGGCGGCGCCGGCATGACCTTGCGCTACGGCTTCCATCCCTCGCCGTTCGGCACCGCGATCGTGATTGCGAGCGGACGCGGGTTGGCCGGCCTCGCCTTCGCCGACCCGGGCGACGAGCAGACCGCGTTTGCCGACATGACGCGGCGCTGGCCGAATGCGACCTATGTCGAGGACACCAGCGGCACCGCCGGACTGGCGCAGCGCATCTTCGACACCAAATTATGGCGCGCCGACCAGCCGCTGCGCGTGGTGCTGATCGGCACCGATTTCGAGGTGCGGGTGTGGGAAACGCTGCTCAAGGTCCCGATGGGCCGCGCGGTCAGCTATTCCGACATCGCCTGCAACATCAGGAGCCCGAAAGCCTCGCGCGCGGTCGGCGCCGCCGTTGGCCGCAACCCGGTGTCGTTCGTGGTGCCTTGCCATCGCGCACTCGGCAAGAGCGGCGCACTGACCGGCTACCACTGGGGCATCACCCGCAAGCAGGCGATGCTCGGCTGGGAAGCCGGGCAGGTGGGTTTGCATTGA
- a CDS encoding 2,3-bisphosphoglycerate-dependent phosphoglycerate mutase, producing MSDRLLVLVRHGQSEWNLKNLFTGWKDPDLTEQGVAEANDAGRKLKAQGLSFDVAFTSDLTRAQHTLKLMLEQIGQTGLPTTKNLALNERDYGDLSGLNKDDARKKWGEDQVLVWRRSYDVPPPGGESLKDTLARTLPYYVQEILPGVLRGQRTLIAAHGNSLRALIMVLEKLSPEQILKRELATGAPVVYRLNADSTVASKVDLAG from the coding sequence ATGAGCGATCGTCTTCTTGTGCTGGTGCGGCACGGCCAAAGCGAATGGAATCTGAAGAACCTGTTCACCGGGTGGAAGGACCCCGATCTCACCGAGCAGGGCGTCGCGGAGGCCAACGACGCCGGCCGCAAGCTGAAGGCGCAAGGCCTTTCGTTCGACGTTGCCTTCACCTCCGACCTCACGCGCGCGCAGCACACGCTGAAGCTGATGCTGGAGCAGATCGGCCAGACCGGATTGCCGACGACGAAGAATCTCGCGCTCAATGAGCGCGACTATGGCGATCTCTCGGGTCTCAACAAGGACGATGCCCGCAAGAAATGGGGCGAGGATCAGGTGCTGGTCTGGCGGCGCTCCTACGACGTGCCGCCGCCCGGCGGCGAGAGCCTGAAGGATACGCTGGCGCGCACGCTGCCCTATTACGTGCAGGAGATTTTGCCCGGCGTGCTGCGCGGCCAGCGCACATTGATCGCCGCCCACGGCAATTCGCTGCGCGCGCTGATCATGGTGCTGGAGAAGTTGTCGCCCGAGCAGATCCTCAAGCGCGAACTCGCCACCGGCGCGCCGGTGGTCTACCGGCTGAATGCGGATTCGACCGTGGCGTCGAAGGTGGATCTCGCGGGGTAG
- the dapB gene encoding 4-hydroxy-tetrahydrodipicolinate reductase — protein sequence MADMRLIVAGAGGRMGRTLTRVISETPGAVVVGALEAPGSELLGKDAGVLAGLPAIGVALSADLWSMSANADGILDFTVPAATIANVAIAAERGLVHVIGTTGLSQSDDAVIRSVTNRAIVVKSGNMSLGVNLLAALVKRVAQSLDQSFDIEILEMHHKSKIDAPSGTALMLGEAAAAGRQIALAERSARGRDGLTGARRAGDIGFASLRGGTAAGDHSVIFAGPSERITLSHHAEDRALFAQGALKAALWAHGKKPGMYSMTDVLGLSE from the coding sequence ATGGCTGACATGCGTCTGATTGTTGCGGGAGCCGGCGGCCGGATGGGCCGCACGCTGACGCGGGTGATTTCCGAAACCCCGGGAGCGGTCGTGGTCGGCGCGCTGGAGGCGCCCGGCTCGGAGCTGCTCGGCAAGGACGCCGGCGTGCTGGCGGGCCTGCCGGCCATTGGCGTCGCGCTGTCGGCCGATCTGTGGTCGATGTCGGCCAATGCCGACGGCATCCTGGATTTCACCGTGCCGGCGGCGACCATCGCCAATGTCGCGATTGCGGCCGAGCGCGGTCTCGTCCATGTCATCGGCACCACCGGTCTGTCGCAGTCCGACGATGCGGTGATCCGGAGCGTCACCAACCGTGCCATCGTGGTGAAGTCGGGTAACATGAGCCTCGGCGTCAATCTGCTGGCGGCGCTGGTCAAGCGGGTCGCGCAGTCGCTCGACCAGAGCTTCGACATCGAGATACTGGAGATGCACCACAAGTCCAAGATCGATGCGCCCTCGGGCACCGCCCTGATGCTCGGCGAAGCCGCCGCCGCCGGACGCCAGATCGCGCTGGCGGAACGCTCCGCGCGCGGCCGCGACGGCCTGACCGGCGCGCGACGTGCCGGCGATATCGGCTTTGCCTCGCTGCGCGGCGGCACCGCGGCCGGCGATCACAGCGTGATCTTCGCCGGTCCCTCCGAGCGCATCACGCTCTCGCATCATGCCGAGGATCGCGCGCTGTTCGCGCAGGGCGCGCTGAAGGCGGCGCTGTGGGCGCATGGCAAGAAGCCCGGCATGTACTCGATGACCGATGTGCTCGGGCTGAGCGAATAA
- a CDS encoding DUF1330 domain-containing protein: protein MAKGYWIARVDVQNEDGYKPYAAANPAIFQKFGGKFIVRGGRFTNPEGQSRSRNVVIEFPDYETAMACYNSPEYQANIKVRQPHSIADLIIIEGHDSP from the coding sequence ATGGCGAAGGGATACTGGATCGCGCGCGTCGACGTGCAGAATGAGGACGGCTACAAGCCCTATGCGGCGGCCAACCCGGCCATCTTCCAGAAATTCGGCGGCAAGTTCATCGTCCGCGGCGGCAGGTTCACCAACCCGGAAGGCCAGAGCCGTTCGCGCAATGTCGTGATCGAGTTTCCCGATTACGAGACCGCGATGGCTTGTTACAACTCGCCGGAATACCAGGCCAACATCAAGGTGCGGCAGCCGCATTCGATCGCCGACCTCATCATCATCGAGGGCCACGACAGCCCGTAG
- the pyrF gene encoding orotidine-5'-phosphate decarboxylase, producing MQPARTAAKIAPKDRLIVALDLPSVTAAEAMIDRLGDSVTFYKIGYQLGYAGGLAMAKQLAGSGKKVFLDLKLHDIGNTVARGVESVAALGATFLTVHAYPQTMKAAVEARAGSSLKILAVTVLTSYDDNDLQAAGYGLGVAALVEARARQAQALGVDGIVSSPEEATALRGIIGREMNLVTPGIRPAGSATGDQKRIMTPGRAIAAGADYLVVGRPIVEAADPKAVAEAIHAEIAQALG from the coding sequence ATGCAGCCAGCCAGGACCGCAGCGAAGATCGCTCCGAAAGACCGCTTGATCGTGGCGCTCGATCTGCCGTCCGTCACGGCGGCGGAGGCCATGATCGACCGGCTCGGCGACAGCGTGACCTTCTACAAGATCGGCTATCAGCTCGGTTATGCCGGCGGCCTCGCGATGGCGAAGCAGCTTGCAGGCAGCGGCAAGAAGGTGTTCCTCGATCTCAAGCTGCACGACATCGGCAACACCGTCGCGCGCGGCGTCGAGAGCGTCGCGGCGCTTGGCGCGACCTTCCTCACCGTGCATGCCTATCCGCAGACCATGAAGGCCGCGGTCGAGGCCCGTGCGGGCTCCTCGCTGAAGATCCTCGCGGTCACCGTGCTGACCTCCTACGACGACAACGATCTGCAGGCGGCGGGCTACGGCCTCGGCGTCGCCGCCCTCGTCGAGGCGCGCGCCAGGCAGGCGCAGGCGCTCGGCGTCGACGGCATCGTCAGTTCGCCGGAAGAGGCGACGGCGTTGCGCGGGATCATTGGCCGGGAGATGAATCTGGTGACGCCGGGCATTCGCCCCGCGGGTTCCGCCACCGGCGACCAGAAGCGCATCATGACGCCGGGGCGTGCGATCGCCGCGGGTGCCGACTATCTTGTGGTGGGGCGACCGATCGTGGAGGCTGCCGATCCGAAGGCGGTAGCCGAGGCCATCCACGCCGAGATCGCGCAAGCGCTAGGTTAG
- a CDS encoding NADPH-dependent FMN reductase produces the protein MSALKILVIPGSLRTGSLNAKLSAVLAQELAQLGADVSRISLGDFPLPIYDGDLQVKSGVPQHAVNLKRMIGAHHGVLFVTPEYNSSVPALVKNTIDWISRVQDPHEVRGQVFYDRVFALAAASGNRLGGTRALAALRLILSACRANVIPNQLALSHAEQAYDDMDRLKHPADVEAMAALLRQLIDHSQRMM, from the coding sequence ATGTCCGCGCTGAAAATCCTCGTCATCCCGGGATCGCTCCGCACCGGCTCGCTCAATGCGAAGCTGTCGGCCGTGCTTGCGCAGGAACTCGCGCAGCTGGGCGCCGACGTCAGCCGGATCTCGCTCGGCGATTTTCCGCTGCCGATCTATGACGGCGACCTGCAGGTCAAATCCGGCGTGCCGCAGCACGCCGTCAACCTCAAGCGGATGATCGGCGCCCATCACGGCGTGCTGTTCGTGACACCGGAGTACAATTCCTCGGTGCCGGCGCTGGTCAAGAACACGATCGACTGGATCAGCCGGGTGCAGGACCCGCACGAGGTCCGCGGCCAGGTGTTTTACGACCGCGTCTTCGCGCTCGCCGCCGCCTCCGGCAACCGGCTCGGCGGCACCCGCGCGCTGGCCGCGCTGCGGCTCATCCTGTCCGCCTGCCGCGCCAATGTGATTCCGAACCAGCTCGCGCTGTCCCACGCCGAGCAGGCCTATGACGACATGGATCGTCTGAAGCATCCAGCCGACGTCGAGGCGATGGCCGCGCTGCTGCGGCAGTTGATCGATCATTCCCAACGCATGATGTGA
- a CDS encoding class I SAM-dependent methyltransferase — MPLQSSVRASKKPLRLDDEVRFLRSWIEKPLHMGAVMPSGRLLARTMAHYVDAEAEGPVVELGPGTGAITNALIEHGVDQKRLVLVEYNPGFCALLRERYPQARVVQGDAYRLRDTLWDVMKAPASAVVSGLPLVTKPMLTRLKLIRDAFLALAPGAPFVQFTYSVAPPIPKSLPGVSTEASERIWMNLPPARVWVYRKG, encoded by the coding sequence ATGCCCCTGCAATCGTCCGTGCGTGCGTCGAAGAAGCCCCTCCGTCTCGACGACGAGGTCCGATTTCTCCGATCATGGATCGAGAAGCCGCTGCATATGGGCGCGGTGATGCCGTCGGGCCGGCTGCTCGCGCGCACCATGGCACACTATGTCGATGCGGAAGCGGAAGGACCGGTCGTCGAACTTGGACCGGGCACCGGGGCGATCACCAACGCACTGATCGAGCACGGCGTCGATCAGAAGCGGCTCGTCCTGGTCGAATACAATCCCGGCTTCTGCGCCTTGCTGCGCGAGCGCTACCCGCAGGCCAGGGTGGTGCAGGGCGACGCCTACCGGCTTCGGGACACGCTGTGGGACGTCATGAAGGCGCCTGCATCGGCCGTCGTCTCCGGCTTGCCGCTTGTCACCAAGCCGATGCTGACGCGCCTGAAGCTGATCCGCGATGCGTTCCTGGCGCTGGCGCCCGGCGCCCCGTTCGTTCAGTTCACCTATTCGGTCGCGCCCCCGATTCCGAAATCGTTACCCGGCGTGTCCACAGAGGCCTCCGAGCGGATCTGGATGAACCTTCCGCCGGCCCGGGTCTGGGTGTATCGCAAGGGCTGA
- the dnaJ gene encoding molecular chaperone DnaJ: MSTKRCYYETLEVERNADETKLKAAFRKLAMKWHPDKNPGDASSEIRFKEINEAYEVLKDGDKRAAYDRFGHAAFEQGMGGGGPGFGAGFASSFSDIFEDLFGMAGQRRSGGRERGADLRYNMEITLEDAFQSKTAQIEIPVSVTCEGCSGTGAKAGTKPKTCAHCGGAGRIRQAQGFFTLERTCPGCQGRGQMIEDACGSCAGSGRVTRERTLSVNIPQGVEDGTRIRLAGEGEAGVRGGPPGDLYIFLSLTTHQFFQRDGADLHCRVPISMVTAALGGEFEVPTIDKGKTKVKVPSGTQSGKRFRIASKGMPVLRSRQTGDMYVQVMVETPQNLTKKQQELLMEFEKLSSGATQPEAAGFFSKVKDFFGNRTAQ, from the coding sequence ATGTCCACCAAGCGCTGCTATTACGAGACCCTCGAGGTCGAACGGAATGCGGACGAGACCAAGCTGAAGGCAGCTTTCCGCAAGCTCGCGATGAAGTGGCACCCGGACAAGAATCCCGGCGATGCCTCGAGCGAGATCCGCTTCAAGGAAATCAACGAAGCCTATGAAGTGCTGAAGGACGGCGACAAGCGCGCCGCCTATGACCGCTTCGGCCATGCCGCCTTCGAGCAGGGCATGGGCGGCGGCGGTCCTGGATTCGGCGCCGGCTTCGCCTCCTCCTTCTCCGACATTTTCGAGGACCTGTTCGGCATGGCCGGGCAGCGTCGCAGCGGCGGCCGCGAGCGCGGCGCCGACCTGCGCTACAACATGGAGATCACGCTCGAGGACGCGTTCCAGAGCAAGACCGCGCAGATCGAGATCCCGGTCTCGGTGACCTGCGAGGGTTGCTCGGGCACCGGCGCCAAGGCCGGCACCAAGCCGAAGACCTGCGCGCATTGCGGCGGCGCCGGCCGCATCCGGCAGGCCCAGGGCTTCTTCACGCTGGAGCGTACCTGCCCCGGCTGCCAGGGCCGCGGCCAGATGATCGAGGATGCCTGCGGCTCCTGCGCCGGTTCCGGCCGGGTGACGCGCGAGCGCACGCTGTCGGTCAACATTCCCCAGGGCGTCGAGGACGGCACCCGCATCCGTCTCGCCGGCGAAGGCGAGGCCGGTGTCCGCGGCGGCCCGCCCGGCGATCTCTACATCTTCCTGTCGCTGACCACACACCAGTTCTTCCAGCGCGACGGCGCCGACCTGCATTGCCGCGTTCCGATCTCGATGGTGACGGCAGCGCTCGGCGGCGAGTTCGAGGTGCCGACCATCGACAAGGGCAAGACCAAGGTGAAGGTGCCGTCGGGCACCCAGTCGGGTAAGCGATTCCGCATCGCATCAAAGGGCATGCCGGTGCTGCGCTCGCGCCAGACCGGCGACATGTATGTCCAGGTCATGGTCGAAACGCCGCAAAATCTCACCAAGAAACAGCAAGAATTGCTGATGGAGTTCGAAAAGCTGTCGTCCGGTGCAACCCAGCCCGAGGCGGCCGGTTTCTTCTCCAAGGTCAAGGACTTCTTCGGAAACCGCACGGCCCAGTAG